The sequence AATTTACAGCTTTAGAAAATGTAATGCTGCCTTTACTGATTCAGGGCCGTAGTGTCGAAGCTGCTACAAACGCGGCACGTGAAATTCTTGTCAAAGTTGGGCTGGAGGAGCGTTTGACGCATCGCCCGACAATGCTTTCCGGCGGCGAACAGCAGCGAGTTGCGATTGCTAGGGCGCTAGTGCACCGGCCGAAATTACTGCTTGCTGATGAACCTACAGGGAATCTTGATCTAAATACAGCCAAAGAAATACAAAATCTGCTGCAGGGCATACAAGTTACTACAAAAGTTACAATGATCTTAGTTACCCATTCTAGAGAACTAGCAAATTCACTTGATCGGATTTTTGAATTGACGTCAAACGGATTGGTGGAGAAAAAAAAGTGATGAAGAAGTTATTTGTGTTGGCCCTATGTTGTTATGGCCTATTTTTTGCGCAGCTAGAATTTAGTGCTGCTGCTCCGCTAACAACGAAAAATGTGTCAATCAAGGATATTCGGCTTGTCGGCCTAAATAAAGTTGATGGTGAATCAGTGCTGGTGGGGATGAAAATCTCTAAAGGCATGACTCCTAATGCAGAAACGATTGATGCTGAAATTAAGCGGATTTATCGCCTTGGTTTTTTTGATCAAGTCTCAGGGGCAGTTGATCAAGTTGGTAATTTTATTGTTACGCTTGTTGAGAAACCTTCGATTCGAAGAATTCTATTGGAAGGTAACGATGTAGTTAATGATGAAACATTAAAAGAAAAATTATTAATCCCCACGCGACGATTCCTTGACCGCAAACAAATTAAAGCTGGAGTCGCAGAAGCAATGAAGTATTATGAAGGCCTGGGTAGAGCGGGAACTACAATTGAAGTAGAAGAGCAAGTTGTCGGCGAAAATGAAGTTGACCTCAAATACATAGTTAAAGAAGTAGATAAAAAAGTGATTCGAGAAATTGCTTTTGAAGGAAATCGCGCGTTTACAAGCGATGAACTGGAGGATGAAATCGATACTGGAACTCATTCCTGGTGGATTTCGTGGTTGTCAGGCAGCGGAATTTTAAAGCAAGAGAAATTAGATAATGATGTAAAGAAACTCGCGCGTTTTTACTTGAACCAAGGATATGCAGAGGTTAGTGTGGGAGAGCCCCGCATCAGCGAACTTGAAAATGGCATTAAGCTGACATTCCCCATTACTGAGGGAGAACTTTTCACTTTTGGTGAAATAACTGCGCAGGGAGATTTGGTTGATGGTAGTCAGGAGCAGACTTTGACTGGAACAAAGGCGCTTAGTGGAGAAACTTTCTCGGTAGACAAGCTTAACCAAGATACTTTCACGGTATCTGAAAAATTTACTGATATTGGCTATGCTTTTGCTAACGTTGAGCCGGATACTAAAATTATTCGTGAAACTAGAAGGGTTGATGTCACTTATCAGATTAGTAAGGGTAATTTAATTACGGTTAATCGCGTAAACGTTGCAGGTAACGATAAAACTGCAGACAATGTAGTCCGTCGCCAGTTAAAAATTGCAGACCGAGATCTGTATTCTAGTTCTAAAGTAAAGCGCAGTGAGGAATTAATGCGGCGCACTGGTTATTTCACTGAGGCCTCGATTACGCCGCAATCTATCCCCAACAAGGATGAGGTTGATCTGAATGTGTTGGTTAAGGAAGGGCAAACGGGGTCATTTAGTGTGGGTGCTGGGATTAGTTCTGGCGAAGGCTTTATTTTTAACACCCGTTTTTCTGAGACCAATATGTTTGGTTCAGGAAATTCGCTTACCTTAAATTCCGATTTGGGTGATCGTAACGAAAACTATACAATTAGTTATGATAATCCGAGGATTAACGATACGTATCTTTCTGGTGGGCTAGATATTTTTTCCGCAAATCGTCGTTACGATACTTTTGAACGCAGGCAAACTGGTGGAAGTGTTACGCTTGGTTATCCGCTAGCTTTTCTTGGGTCAGAGGCTAAAGATGAAATTCGTTTTTCGACAACTTATCAACTAGCAAAGATCAAGATTCATCAAATTGAGGAAGATGCTCCGAGTTTAGTTAAGGATGCTGAAGGGGAGACGCTACTTTCTAGTATTACCCCGAAGTTGTTACGTAATACGATTGACAACCCGTTGAACCCGGCCAGTGGGTCGAGGCAATTATTGCAGGTGGAGTATGCAGGCCTTGGTGGGGACGAGGAGTTTTGGTTGGGGCAGGCGAGTAACACGATTTACTATCCGTTGATTGATACTGCAATTGGGCCGATTGTATTTTCGCAGCGTACGCGTTTTGATTATGGCAAGGCTTATGGGGATAGTGACCGCTTATCGTTGTTTAGACGTTTTTTTGCAGGAGGCATAAATTCTGTGCGGGGTTTCGAGGCGCGTAAGCTTGGGCCGAGGGACACGAACGGGGAATTTTATGGTGGGGCGAAGCAGTTGATTGCAAATTTTGAAATGCTTTTTCCACTTGCTGCGGAAGTTGGGATCAAGGCGCTTGCGTTTTATGACATTGGCAATGCGTTTGATGATGATGAGAACTTGGAGGTTTCGGAATTGCGTCAAGCTGTAGGGGGAGGTATTCGTTGGACGTCGCCGATTGGGCCGATTCGTTTGGAGTTTGGTCATCCGCTTGACCGGAAGGAGGGCGACCGCAATTTCGTACCATACTTTTCTTTTGGCGCACCATTCTAGGCCCCAGGCCCAGCCCAGCCCACTGGTGTCAGCCTGTTAAGAACATAAAGAGCAGGAATGGGCTAGATAAGACTAATTTGTAGTGCCCTTGATCGTATTTTGGTAACTTAAGCGAGATAAATCATGCCATGAAATTGTGAAAAGGAATTACGATTTTAAAACTAGACAAACTTACGAGAAAAAGCGCAAGATCAAGACAAGCCGGTGCACACTCGCGCAATCGGAGCATCAAAATACAACTTGAAAACCGCTAAATTGCTAATAGTCGATATTATAGATTGAAGAGCGAGGGAATGATGTAGGCAAGTAAGCTCCCGATGGGTAGGTGAAGCTATAGTTTCCAAGCCTCCACTGTTCCCAGGCAACTGAGCATTTTTCGCAAAAATCTTTGTAGAGTTGGATGAACGACTTTCTTAGTTCCAGGCAAGTAGAGATACAAATGACCCTTAGGCCGAATTCTTTAGGCTTATAGAATTTATAAGGGTTTTGTAAGGATAATAGTTTAGAGTCACTGAGTTTGAATTTAGGAGAGCCAGCTTTGATGCGCTCTTTTTCAAGAGTATGTAATCCAGTAACAAGCGTTTCCTTCAGTGTTTGATTAGAGAGGAGTTTAGTTTCTATAAAAGCTGATTTCCAGGCGAAAGGCTTAAAAACAATACTTCTTGACCTACCTGGAAGGTCATCTAGCATTTTGCATAGTTGTTCAATTTCTAATTGAGAGAAGGGTTTATTCGGCAGCTTCGATATATATCTGGAGCGAATATACTTATAACTATCGATGATCTCAATGTCCTTGCCTTCAGATAATGCTTTCCAAGAGCTAACCCCTGGCCAAGATTCAATTGAATTAACGACCCTTGCAGAGCAAGGGTTAGCGTAGAGATAAGCTAATTGCTTAATACAAGCTTCAGCATTAAGAATTTGAGCGGCATGGTAGCGTTGAGCCCAGATCTTAACATGTCTTTTACCTAAAAGCTTACAAACCATCTTAGCCAACTCTCCATTAAAGATATTCATGAAGTCTTTAACCCGAGCCGGGTCCCCTTGGGGCACGAGCACCATATGGTAATGATTCTGCAAGAAAATAAGTGCACAAATAGCTATGTCGCTACATTTTTCCTGGGCTAGTGATAAAACTCCAAGAATTAAACGATTAATATATTCATTTGGCACAAATGGTAGGCCCTCAGCCAAGCGATTTGTAATAAAATATACCCCTCCATGCTCATACCTTCTACGTGGATGTCCCATAGAAAATTCCTCCTATTTTAATTTCTCTATGGTTATTTTCGGCCGTTTCAATCCACTTGTTGCGTCCCTATAGTTTTATTTCCATATTTACACTAGGTTACAACTCAGGATGACACCAGCGGGGCTAACTTGTTGCGTCCCTATAGTTTTATTTCCATATTTACACTAGGTTACAACTCAGGATGACACCAGCGGGGCTAAAATGGGGGCGGATTGCAGAACTGATGGTTCTGGTACCACTGATTTGCTGGTTCTGCTTCTATAACCTCGGAGCAGAATCATTCAAAACTACCGACGAAACCATCCACACTCGCGTCACTCAAGAAATGCTCCACTCCGGCAACCTACTCCAGCCAAGCTTCAACCACACCCCGTACCATAATAAACCACCATTCAAGATGTGGCTCTCCTTGATCCCCATGTGGTTAGGCCATGAAAGTAAATTCAGCTATAGATTTATCGACGCCGCTAGCGGCGCAGGAACTTTTTTCGCGATTTATTTAATCGCCCTACGCTGGTTCGGATCAGGCTTACTCGGGATATTTTCAGTCTGCGCACTGATCGGATCAAGAATCTTCGCCTTTTCTCACGGCTACCGCGTCGCCGTTCAAGACTCAATTGTAGTTTTTTTCACTACATTGGCAATTTACTTAGGCTTTTCAGCGATTGAAAACTTGTCTACAAATCAAACACGCTCCAAGCAATTTGCGGCTTACTCTGGCATACTCGTCGGTTTATCTGTGCTCTCAAAAAGCGCATTCGGATATTACGCCTGGCTCGTCATTGCCTTATTTGTCTTGGCATACGGTTTATCGACAAAGCGCTATAAGGAAATTTTTCAATTATCACTATGGGCAATAATTCCTTCAATTGTAATTCCAGCAATTTACCTGGTCCCTAGACTGCTTTTTATACCCGGCGTTTGGGAGACAATGGTCGGACAAGAATTAACCGAACGCTTCGAAGAAGGTTATCACAATGCAAACGATCGCTATTTTTACCTTAGGTTGATTTTTGTGCTTCGTGAAATTGTTCCACCCGTCTTACTTGGGGCAGGAATCCTCTTTGCCTTATCTGAGGTCTTGATCCGTAAAAATTACCGCTGGGCCGCAATCTTAATATGGGCCGCCTTTCCCATAGTATTTTTAAGCTTTTTACCATCACGCTTAGAACACTATATCGCGCCAAGTTTTCCCGCGCTGGCACTACTTGCTGGCCTAACAGTTAATCAAGCATTTAATTTACTTAAGCAAGGCATAACCCCCTGGATTAATGGAAACCCACGAGGCTCATTTAGCGCAGTAATTTGCGGAACAATCATACTTATCTACTGTGGAAAACTGTATAGCGAACATCTTCCAAAGTCAGCCGCGCGAATACTAAACCCACGTGGGCCAATTGCGCTCGATAGCGCAATGTACGACCTACATAACTTTTATAAAAAACAACCCTCTACAGCCCCGGGGATTTTGATTGTAGACGCTCCAGAATTTAATCGTTTCGAATCAGTCTACCCCGGGTTAGTAGAAAAGCATTTTGTGCTTGATCCGAATCGACAAAAGTTTGAAAAATTACTAAGCACACCAACAGCTGGCGATTACCCCTATTTCATCTTAACATCGCAAGCATTGACGCAGAGTATAATTGAAAAATTACCATTTACAGCTTATCGCGCGATCCCAACATTCTGGGACCGAGACGAGCGCATTTACGCCTTTGCCTTTGTAGAGCCCAAAAAATTGCCGCATTGGTTTGCCCGCAAACACGCAATTGATATTGGCAGCCCACAACTTGAAACGATCCTCGGTCTGAGTGACCCATTTCCTTTCGGTAAACTGACTGTGCGTTGGGCGACTGGACCACAAAGCCAATTTCTAGTTGATGGGGATTTATTGTTACGAGAGCGACCATCCGTCCTCAGTATTAATTTGGGACTAAGTCCAACTAAAAGGACAATCCGGGAACGGAAAGTAAGAATTGGGCTAAATGATACTCCGCTTGGCGAAGTAAGCTTAAAAGGCAGTGGTTTGGTCACGCGTAGTGTTAACATCCCTCCGCAGGTTTGGCACTTTGGGCCAAATGTAGTGACGCTTTCCAGTGAACTTATCGGCGGAGAAGATATCGAAGTTAAAGAGCGTGTGCTTTTACTTAACTGGCTTGCCGTAGAAATTAAATAAGTGTTGGATTAATTTAGAGTAAAAACGCTCTAAGTTTTGCTACGTAAAAAATAACTGATTTAGTAATTTGCAGTTCGGTTTAGAACTTTCGCAAAGCGTGGGCGTTCTGCCCTGAATAGTTCAGGATCAACTGTATGAAAAATTTTCTCTAATACGCTAATGCATTCAAGCGGTTTAAGTGGTGCAATGCTATGTTTGCTTTCCGTGAAAATAACAGCATTAACGAAATCATGCTTCTCTTCAAATTTAAGCGGAGTTGCGATCAGTTCGTTAGCGTCAAGTAGGTCGCCAGCGCCATTATGACTTAAGCAATTACGCAATTGCTCGCAGGTATCAATCAAAGTTTTAGTGATTCTTCGTGCATCGGAAATTTGATTGAGTATTGTTGCTGGAGTTAAATGAAAGCGATTTGTAAGTTTGCGATCAAGTGCCACTAGAAACTCAGAACTGATTTGTGCAGTTGTGACTAAGCGCGCATAAAGCTCTTCTAATTCGCCGCGCGAAAGATTTCCTTGAACAATTTTAAAACCGCGATCCACTTCAGCCATATTTGTAATCTAATACTGTTATGGCGACGATTAGCAGGAATGTGTCATGATTTAGTAAATATTGTCAGAATCTATAAGCTCTTGATATTATTATACTTACTACACGGATGCGGCTTGATTCGTATGCGCTCCGTTTTGAATTTTTGTGGCACGTGTTTCTAAACTTAGCTCTGGGTCTCCTAATAATTCTGCATAGAGCCCGATTAGTTTACGATCAAACGCAAGTCTAGTGTAGTTCAGCAAGGCAATTTCCTGAGCGCGTGTGACCTTATCTTTATTTGTATTAAGCTGCTCTGGTAAGCTGCCTAGGGCATTAAAAATTGCGACCGCAAAATTTTCTGGATTGGTTTCGACTAAATAACAAGCTGATTCATCCAGAACTTGTGTGTGCGAGTAGATTCGAGTCGCAATCAATGGTTTGCCACTTGCCATATAGGCATACACTTTTAATGGAGTATTTGACCCCTCGATTCGTGGCGAGACTACTGCGGTAGATAGATCCAGAAATGCTTGTATTTGATGTTGTGGGCGAGCCCCAGTGAAGCATAGCGAAGAGTTTGGAATGTCCAGTCCTGCTGCGATGTCTTGATAGCGTGTGCAATCACTGCTTGAGCCGCCAACAATAACTAGTAAGCAGCTATTAGCCGAAGTCGGGTAATTTTTTATAAATGCTGACCAAGCGCTGAGCAATAAATCAATACCCTGATATGAAGCTAGATTACCTGTGTAAAGAAGAATTCTTTTCCCTTGGAACTCAAATTCAGAGCTGATTTGTTCTAACGTTTTTCGATCGGAAACTTCAGAGTCAGGTGCAAAATCCTCAATTTGAGCGATGTGGGATGTTGTGAGCGTTCGTGCATGATCAGTTAGAGCCTTACAGACCGTGATCACAGCAGCAGCAGACTGCAGTGCGAATTTTTCAAGCGTAGCAATGACCTTTAAGAGTATTCTAGAGTTTGTAAATCTACTGGCTAGAAGTTGCTCAGTCATATTTGAATCAAGATCAAAAACATAAGGGGCGCGAAAAATCTTTCCTAGAACTGCAGCAATTATTCCACCTTCTTCTATGCCATGGATTAGGTCATAGCGTGTAAAACAACAACGCCTCAGGCAAGCAAGCGCCAAGCGCAAATCGAGTGCAATTTTTCCCCAGGAAGGACCAATTTTTACGCTTTTAATCCCTGGCCAGCCACCTGCTCGTAAAATTTTTGTGTTGGGTAGGAATAATTCTTGTCCAAGTGGATAACAAGCCAAGTCGATTTGAATTCCCGCTGATCCAAGCGTTTCACACATGGCGCGCACATTCATTGGAGTGCCGCGTTCTTCATAAAACGGTTGCGGCGCAATCATTAAAATTTTATGCTGAGGTCTTGGATTTTCGTTTACTATGTTAGCCACTGCTGGTTCTTATACCAATTGAAAATAATCTGCACCTCTTCCTCGAAACTGTGGGTTGACTTAAAGCCCAGCTCGGTTCGTGCCTTGCTTGTATTAAAAGCCCTGTTTTTAACGAAAAAATCCACCCTACGGCGATGTATCGGTGGCTCAATCCCGAAGGGGCGGCAGAGTAGTTCTACGCATGACCCTACAAGCTGGATGGGAAATGCGGGAATGCGGTAAGGCAAAAGCGGCACCCCCGAAACTCTCGAGATTGCCTGATAAACTTGGTCGAGAGGTAAGGGATCATTGCCGGCAATTAAATAAATCTGTCCTTTAGCTTGGGGCGTTAGCGCAGCAAGCAAATAACTAGTTACAAGATCCTGAACGTAGATCCAGTGTGTCCAGGATTTACCAGTGCCAATGATCGGCAGCTTACGCTGATAAATGCCGCGAAATAATTTGAGTATGCGCCGATCGCCTTGCCCCCAAATCATTGCAGGTCTAAGCACCGTAATGTCCTGGCCTCCTGCAATACGTTCTTTCGCTAATTTCTCAGCTTCGGTTTTGCTAATCTGATAAACGTCTGTCGGATGGTAGGGATATGATTCATCAGCGGGGGGATTTTCAATATGACTGTGCACGCCAGTTGTGCTGGTATGAATCACGCGTTTAATGGAGTGCTCTTTAGCAGCGTCGAAAACATGGCGCGTGCCTTCTAGATTGACGTCGAAATAGACTTGATCGGGAAATTTTGCCTCGCGGTAAAGTGCACCGACATGGAAAATATATTCTTGGTTTTGAGCCGCCTGAAAAACACTTTCACGGTTAGTCAGGTCACCGGTAATAACTTTTGCACCTAGTTGAATGAATTTTTTAAGCTGCTCGTTATTGCTGGTTGAGCGTGCCAAGAGAGTCACAATATTCTGCTGTTCAAGTAATCTCACTGTTAAATGACTGCCAACAAATCCCGTGCTGCCGGTGACAAGTACTTTCTTCCCAGTGAATGATTGAGCTAATTCCACGTTCCTTTTGACCAAATATACGAAGAATTCATATAGTTCTTTTTTAAAACCTGCAACTGCTGCTTATGCTTCTTGAACACGACACGAAAACTCCAGATCTTGAAACTTCTTCACAGCAATATCGTGCGCGTTTTTCAGGGGCAGTTGGCGAGTGGATGTTGGAAAAACAAAAGTCCGCTGTGCGCGACGCCATTGCGCAGTTGTCATGTCGCCCACAGACTGTGCTTGAAGTTGGCGGCTGCCATGGACAATTACTAGGGCTCTATCACGAACTCAATTTAAAGCCCACAATTCAAGGTAGCCATATAGCAGCACTTACTAATCTTCAAGCTTACGCACAGAGCTTGTCAGTGAAACCTGAATTTGCGACTGAAGTTTCAAATCTTTGGGAATTGCCATTTGAAGATCAATCGTTTGATCTAGTCATTGCCGTGAGACTATTGGCGCATGTCACTGCCTGGGAGGATTTGCTTAAAGAACTTTCTCGAGTTGCCAGACAAGCTGTAATTATTGATTACCCTTCGCTCTCTGCGCTGAACCGACTCACTCCAATTTTATTTAATTATAAACGCAAGATCGAAGGTAATACGCGGCCATATTTTAGCTATACGGGACATGAATTAAGATCTTCTCTGCGCCTGCAAGGCATGACAGTCAGTTCCGTACACAAACAATTTGCTTTCCCAATGGGCTTACATCGCTTGTTGAAGCAGCCAAGGATCTCTAGTTTTATGGAAAATGTTTGTGCTTGTCTTGGTATCACGAAAATCATAGGTTCTCCAGTAGTTTTATCGTGTCGACGTAAGGCTTAATCAGTTAAATATTTGTGAACGAAATTCCGCTGAAAAACACTGGGCCGCTTGTTAAAGGAGCACTAAGTCCTGATGGACAAGAGCCGCCGCGCGCGCTGCGCGCGTTAGCGCGTATTATCGATAACGATTTATGTCATCGTTGTGGAAGCTGCATTGGTATTTGCCCGACAAAGGTGCTGGGGCTGGATCGCCAGGATTTTCCGATTGTTAAGAATCTAGCTGCGTGCACTGATTGTGATCTGTGCGTGAAAGTTTGTCCTGGTGATGAATTTAATGTTCCAGAAATTTCAAAGCAGCTTTTTCCGCAAGCCCCTGATCTTCGTGATATGCACGGGCATATTGAACAAGCATATTTGGCTTATGCGAGCGAAGAGCAGATTAGAAAAAATTCAACAAGTGGCGGTTTGATTAGCGGATTACTGGTTTCCTTGCTCGAGCAAGGAGTGATTACAGGTGCAGCTGTAGTAGCCTCTGACGATCAAGTGCTTTGGAAGGGTAAGCCAAAAATTGCCCGGAGTAAGACCGAAATTCTTGCGGCGATGAAATCTAAGTATGCCATTTCTCCGACCAATATTACGTTTGAAGAAATCCGTGAAGTGGAAGGTCGTTATGCCGTAGTTGGGCTACCTTGTCAGATTCATGGTTATCATAAGGCAGCCGCGTTGGACCGGCGCATTAAAGATCGGGTCGTGCTTTCAATTGGGCTCTTTTGTCATGCTGCAGTTGAGCATGATGCAATGTATACAATTTGGGATTCGCTTGAGCTTGAGACGCCTCAACAAAAGCAAGCGAATCCTGCGCAAAAATTTATTTCACGAATCGGCAAGCATCCCGGGACGCCGTACATTTTCTTTAAGGACGGCTCAACACAACCGGTTTATTTTCCTAAGGTTAAAAATGGCTATCGTCCAAGCTCAATGGAAGTTTTGAATATTTTGTATCGGCTATATACGCCACCACGCTGTTTGACCTGCTACGACTCAACTTCAGAATTTGCCGATCTTGCAGTGGGCGATCCCTGGATGACGCCTCCTGAGGGAGTTGATTTTTATGATGGCTGGAGTTTTGCGCTGGCACGCACTAAGCGCGGCATTGCTTTAGTCGAGCAAGCTGAAAAAGCTAACGCACTTGTATTGAAGCGTATTTCAAGTGAGCTTGCTCGAACCTCAAACTTAATGATGGGGCATGAAAAGCGCGGCCGCGCATTTAGAATTATCGAGACGCGTAGGCGCCAAGGTGAATTAATCCCGGATTATCAATTTGAAATCCCCAGAGCATCTGGCAAGGAGTTTATTTTAACCGAGCTTAATATGTTCTCGCATTTTTTCTGCTTTGTTCCTTGGGGCAAGCAAAGGCTGTTACGTTTAACGCTATCGCAGTTTGGCTACTGGATGCTTTGGTTAAATTCAAAGCGACGTGGACTACGCTTTTTCCGTAGAGACCTACTGACTAAGCTCAAGCGTAAATTTGGAGCAACAGGTTGAGGGTGACTCTAGAGCATTTAATCAATCGCCGCGGATTTGTATTAAGTTTACTAGCCTGCCTTTGTTTTTTTGTTTTTTTTAATAGCATTCATAATGATTTTGCCCTTGATGATCATTATCATATTCATCAAAACGAAATCGTCAAGGAATTGAGTCGGGCAGGGGAGCTTTTTCTATCACCAACTTGGCCTGGAAATTTATACCGGCCGCTCAGTGAACTGACTTTCACGCTGAATTATTATTGGGGGGCTGAAAATCCAAGCGGCTACCATATATTTAATATTTGCTTACATATTTTAGTTTGCTGGTTAGTTTTTTGGATGATCAAAAGAATATCTGGTGTTGAAATTGCGTTCTGGACAGCACTTATTTTTGCAGTTCATCCTCTGCATGTAGAGGCTGTAACGGGCATCGTAGATCGCACCGAGCTCTTAGCGGCCTTATTTCTTTTAGCTGGGATTTATTTTGTTGAGCGGCGCTATGTCCGGGACAGAAAAATATACACAGCACTTAGTTTTTTATTTTTCCTTTGTGCCTTGATGTCTAAGGAAAGTGCGCTGAGTGCCTGCGCCTTGGCTCCTTTATTCTTTATTGCACAACAACCTAATAAATCGGGCTTGAAATCTGCAGCTACGTCTACAATTTTAGTTTTTCTGGCGGGTATCACGTATTTGTTTTTTAGATTTCATGCTCTTGGAGCAGTGCTGCGATCTGAAGATCGGCCTTTCTATGTAGTGAATCCTTTAGTGGCGCTCGAACTTCCTGAGCGAATTTTTAACGGTATTGTATTACTCGGGCACTACATACGGTTGTCAATTATCCCTTGGCCTCTTACAACAGATTATTCGTACTCAA comes from bacterium and encodes:
- a CDS encoding tetratricopeptide repeat protein, producing the protein MTLEHLINRRGFVLSLLACLCFFVFFNSIHNDFALDDHYHIHQNEIVKELSRAGELFLSPTWPGNLYRPLSELTFTLNYYWGAENPSGYHIFNICLHILVCWLVFWMIKRISGVEIAFWTALIFAVHPLHVEAVTGIVDRTELLAALFLLAGIYFVERRYVRDRKIYTALSFLFFLCALMSKESALSACALAPLFFIAQQPNKSGLKSAATSTILVFLAGITYLFFRFHALGAVLRSEDRPFYVVNPLVALELPERIFNGIVLLGHYIRLSIIPWPLTTDYSYSKLKLVTPVNIYEHALEFGNLLLILSLISIILWSIFRRDQLKLYFFGLWFVFSFIITSNIFFVTGTIFAERLAYLGSIGICGLIALTLRNFLSRRLAVSAGVSICIIFSLLSVKQNTFWLSNEVLQAHALEVSPESAKANQNYAIACFNQGKLSEAEFFLKRALKIYPQYADAAYRLSLLYNEMRKNFLVEHWLKVALEIEPRHALALRNLCLLYYQTQRSALADQLAKSALERWPEDPQIKAVVSELKELRAHFITFNAQSNKD